Below is a window of Mus caroli chromosome 2, CAROLI_EIJ_v1.1, whole genome shotgun sequence DNA.
CACACTCATATCTGACTCATCTGTGTCCCTGCTGAGTAACCACCAAGTCTCCAAATCAGGGCAGNATAGTTCACACTTCAGATAAACAGTGTGAGTTCCNATCCCAATCTCAAGTCTGTGCAAACTGTATGAGGCCTTCTTCCAAACCAGTTTACAGTTGAATCCTGACAGTCCCTCCCCTCAGCCTGGTCTCTCTGGCCTTTGTCTGAACCACACAGGTGTTACATAGCTTTTCCTGGGTAANACAACAAGTNTCTGTTCACTGCAGGCAGGACGTtaatgacagaccaaagaagaAATTCCAAGTCTAGCttgtgaaccaatgagtttactAGAATTACTGATTGGAGCGTGGGTATTTAGTGGTTAATCTTAGCAGACTTGATGGGAGTTCGAGCCACCATGGAAACGAGCCTTTGCACATGTTGTCTGTGAAGAAGTCTCTAGATTggaactgaggtgggaagacattCCCCAAATNTGGACAGTGCCATNCCATGGGCTGCATTcttgaataaacaaagaaagggagagtGAGGTGAGCACCAGCCatcatctttctgtttcctaactGCAGACATGACCACGCTGcctcatgttcctgctgccatgatgtCCCTCTGCAACAGACTGTATGACAATGAGTAAAAACTACTAAGATGTAAGGGTCACTTACAAAAGTGAAGGTGACTCAGATGCTCAGTCACAAGGCTCATATCAGGCTGAGTGACAAGTCAAGGAGGCTGCTTGAGTTTCCTGGTTGCAGTCAACTATGCTGGAGTGTCCCCTTGTCGCAGCAATCGGTTACAGTTTATATAACCTGGAGAAGAGTGTGGCAAGTGTTGGTAAATCTCTTGTGAGTTCCTGGAACTCTCTTGTaattgtttgtttcgagacagggcttctctatgtcGCCCTGGtcatcctggaactagctctgtaaaccaagctggctcggagctcacagagattcgcctgcctctgcttcccaaggagattcgcctgcctctgcttcccaagtgccgggattaaaggtgtgtgctaccatcaGCAAGCCTCTTGTATTCTTGGGAGTTTTTGTCTTTCATTCATCTCATATGCAACACATCCCCACTGCAGCCCCCTTTACCCTTCTCCCTGACCTTGcccatctcccctcttccccatatCCATtgctcctctctttcccttcagaaaagagcaggcataGGAAGATGCAATAGAACTAGGCATACATCCTTTACTTTCTTTCCAGAGAGAATTTTCACTACAGGAAATAGCTAATAACCACTGGAGATGNCCATGTACTTGACCAGGACAGTTCAGGGTAAGTCACAGAATCTGAAGTACATAACATCATGAAGACAGAAGTCTCACCCTCCTGGTGTCACCAGGACGGTCCTTANNNNNNNNNNNNNNNNNNNNNNNNNNNNNNNNNNNNNNNNNNNNNNNNNNNNNNNNNNNNNNNNNNNNNNNNNNNNNNNNNNNNNNNNNNNNNNNNNNNNNNNNNNNNNNNNNNNNNNNNNNNNNNNNNNNNNNNNNNNNNNNNNNNNNNNNNNNNNNNNNNNNNNNNNNNNNNNNNNNNNNNNNNNNNNNNNNNNNNNNNNNNNNNNNNNNNNNNNNNNNNNNNNNNNNNNNNNNNNNNNNNNNNNNNNNNNNNNNNNNNNNNNNNNNNNNNNNNNNNNNNNNNNNNNNNNNNNNNNNNNNNNNNNNNNNNNNNNNNNNNNNNNNNNNNNNNNNNNNNNNNNNNNNNNNNNNNNNNNNNNNNNNNNNNNNNNNNNNNNNNNNNNNNNNNNNNNNNNNNNNNNNNNNNNNNNNNNNNNNNNNNNNNNNNNNNNNNNNNNNNNNNNNNNNNNNNNNNNNNNNNNNNNNNNNNNNNNNNNNNNNNNNNNNNNNNNNNNNNNNNNNNNNNNNNNNNNNNNNNNNNNNNNNNNNNNNNNNNNNNNNNNNNNNNNNNNNNNNNNNNNNNNNNNNNNNNNNNNNNNNNNNNNNNNNNNNNNNNNNNNNNNNNNNNNNNNNNNNNNNNNNNNNNNNNNNNNNNNNNNNNNNNNNNNNNNNNNNNNNNNNNNNNNNNNNNNNNNNNNNNNNNNNNNNNNNNNNNNNNNNNNNNNNNNNNNNNNNNNNNNNNNNNNNNNNNNNNNNNNNNNNNNNNNNNNNNNNNNNNNNNNNNNNNNNNNNNNNNNNNNNNNNNNNNNNNNNNNNNNNNNNNNNNNNNNNNNNNNNNNNNNNNNNNNNNNNNNNNNNNNNNNNNNNNNNNNNNNNNNNNNNNNNNNNNNNNNNNNNNNNNNNNNNNNNNNNNNNNNNNNNNNNNNNNNNNNNNNNNNNNNNNNNNNNNNNNNNNNNNNNNNNNNNNNNNNNNNNNNNNNNNNNNNNNNAAACAGGCTGTACTACATGAGACCACATCCGATAGGGTGGCACAGACTGAGGGGCACATGAGATTCTTTAACCTCTTCTATCCGGGTTCGAGTCCGAACCAGGCGGGGAAAAAACCAGCAGAGCTGGCTTCGACTGGAGCGAAACCGCAGATGTTTGATCAAGGAGGTTAGGGCCAATGGGGAACTTTGCAGAACCTAGCATTGCAGAAGGTAGGGTGGATCCTTGCTCCGCTCGGGGTGGAGTCTAATAGGGAAGGGCGGGACCACTTCGTGCTACTGCTGGTCTAATAGGTATCAGGAGAGCTCAAAAGTCTCATGGGTGGGCAGGCTGTGAAGCGGGAGGGGCTTAGACGCAAGCTCCGCCTCCCAGTGGTGCGTATTTTGCGGTGCAGGAAAGCAACTAAGTACGCGCGTGCGCATAGNGCGCGTGGGTCCTAAAGAGGTGGTGTTTCGTGGGTTATCTTTGCGAATGGGCTCCGCGGCCTAGCGCCCTGGTGGCCTTGCAAGAAGCCTCCAAGGAAGGCGTTCTCCGCCGAGGTGAGGGCAGTGGCGATGGCAGCCGGCGGTCGGGTGGGGGAGGCGCGTCTTCTTGGGGCCAGGAGCAGACAAAGCTCCTTTGTCTCACCGCGCAGCCGGCCCGGGCTGGTTGGAGCCGCCTGGAAGCCAGGCACTGTCAGGACCCGGGAGACTCGGGGAAACCTCCGGTGTGCGGTNACCAGGGCCCACATTCTGCTCTGGTCTCTGCAGCGCCTCGGCCCTGAAGCATGGCAGCCATCCCTTCCAGCGGCTCGCTCGTGGCTACCCATGACTACTATCGGCGTAAGTAGCCCCTCGCCAGCCCCGCCCAGGGCTGGCCCAGGGCCCTGTGGCTGACCCGCCTCCCCTTCCCAGGACGCCTGGGCTCCTCGTCCAGCTGCAGCTCCGGCGGAAGTGCCGAATACCCTGGGGACGCCGTGCCCCAGTCCCCGGGTAAGTGCAGAACCAGCCAGCGGAAGGGCAGAGTTCACGTCCtaaggcgggggtggggtgggggatggggagcgtGGAGAGGGACTTGACCCCATCGTGACCCTTCTTTGCTNCTCAGGTCTTCCCAAAGCCGACCCGGGCCACTGGTGGGCCAGCTTCTTTTTCGGGAAATCCACCCTCCCATTCATGACTACAGTGTTGGAGTCTCCTGAGCGGTGAGTCCATCTTCCATGTGGTTGTGGGGGTGGCCCCAATTAAAGCAAATGCTGACCCAGTGACCTATGCTCTCCCTACAGCTCGGCAGAGTCCTCCCAGGTCTCCAGAAGCCCNATGACCTGTGGCCTGACTCCTGAAACCATGAAGCAGCAGCCAGTTATCCATTCTGGCCAGACCAACCCCAGGGCCCCTTCCTGACCAATCAGAATCAGCAGCCTGCCCAAGCTGAAGTGGTGCTAGGCCAGAGCCTACCCTCTCCACCCTCTAGAAACTAGGAAGGCTGAACAACAGAAaccagcaggagctggagagagccCCCTCTTCGTTCACAGCACTGAACTTTCCTGACCCCATAACTGTGTCTTGgcacaaagcagaaaataaactcaCAGCAGCCACCCTCCCCTGGTATGTTTGAAACATTACTGAATCCAGCCTTGCTTCCTGCTGGATGCTATACTGCTCCCAGGCTTTCCTGACAGATCCTTTGAGACCCTTCCCAGTGATACCCCTGCATCTGGTGAGATAACCTCTTAAGTGGTCCTGGCCCCAGGTAGACAGTCCAGGGGAAGCTGGGCTTCTGGCTGAGTTTGGGAGCTCTCAGTTCCTACACAGGAGCCTGGTGGGCGATCTTGGGTCAGGCCCTCCCCACTACTTGCTGCNCAGCTGGTTCCCCAGGGTTGGGGATACTAGCTCAGACTGAAAGAGGATTCCAAACACAGGAAGTCTAGCCTCTAGGTCAGAGGGCGTAGGAGCTGAGGGGGGTGGCTGAAGTGGCAAGGTTAGGGTGGAGTCTTAGGTGTGGCTCAGCAAGCCTTTCTGCTACCTCACCTGGTAAACAGCTGCACTCTCCCCAGGGAACTAAAGCCTGTGCCTCTGCTGAGCCTCCCTCATGCCTGCCCTCAGGGTATCCCGAAAGCTTGTGGAAGGCTGCCCTTAACTCCTAAACAAGTAGTCNGGGGAGGAGGNTCTTTGCACCTTTGGTGGACTCAGAACAGGAAATGAGTTTTACTTAGGCCAGATGAGGCCCACAGAGCTGCTCCTTGTCAGCTAGAAGCTAGGGACAGCCAATAGCTCCAGGCTGCAAGGAGAGTGgttccatcttcccttcccctttgtgGATTCTCTGAAGTCTTGTCAGATGTACAGCTGCAGCTGGCAAAGCTGAGAAGTGAGTATTTTAGTGACTTGCAGAAGGGTTAGAGAAAAGTTGTAGAGAATAATCAGAAGTATAAAGAATGACGTTAAGATGATAGTAAAGGAAAGATTTTGGGATCTACTCTTGATCTTGAGTGATAACCCTCTGAAGAGATAGGCCTAGGGCTGGTTATACTGTAGGTTCTGGAACAAGCCCTGCAATCTCAGCAA
It encodes the following:
- the Ppdpf gene encoding pancreatic progenitor cell differentiation and proliferation factor, with the translated sequence MAAIPSSGSLVATHDYYRRRLGSSSSCSSGGSAEYPGDAVPQSPGLPKADPGHWWASFFFGKSTLPFMTTVLESPERSAESSQVSRSPMTCGLTPETMKQQPVIHSGQTNPRAPS